The following coding sequences lie in one Nakaseomyces glabratus chromosome K, complete sequence genomic window:
- a CDS encoding uncharacterized protein (CAGL0K02651g~Ortholog(s) have role in chloride transport and fungal-type vacuole localization) yields MVDDTYYITPHEAALALVATAMKKARITFDALVLNSILGGVVFCSGSLLYLAIHCESPELWDKNPGVVNFLGGIVISIGLFYVVILGADLYNSNILYFSVAFLRRAVSIWDVLISWSVSWLGNLAGNLFVSYVIIYLSGIGHSEEWKAGTIKIAEQKASFSFIQTFLKAIGGNFYVALAIYLQLLAKPLHVKFLAILIPIFTLVCIGLTHVVADEAMLFLGMYNGANVSVGKYIWKLLIPATIGNFIGGFVFAAYIPFYLHLVVVERDKEKLSLPEYDERDEQPELNVDSRVVRVPRKEAESEKIDDDTEDEDDSTDKDNNEYLSEKGPLNDNSSTATDNEVQPYLEQIGPTMSRPASDISINSSESSVQRRYDYEGYRTRSHPNVPVTGGYTTSRSLREVKTTPNLKRRRTLRSPPGVFPVRGMGEPLLREKTIENPYYTKKHKGKILRETAKHIKDAHDIGDTHEDNPHTVSNENYLKLVKTIETEEEKDYRSSSGYNVLNNKPGAHLERFMTGMIKKTTSRSRGEESNDIDSRMDLSEATTQAVFPHNNISAADSYSSVGEARKTASENLGSLFKAVSRPFENPHKRPKNINDIEQQLEEAGISKRAADAANTVGGMENYSDID; encoded by the coding sequence ATGGTTGATGATACCTATTACATCACACCGCATGAGGCGGCGCTAGCGCTCGTCGCTACTGCGATGAAGAAAGCCCGTATTACATTCGATGCGCTGGTGTTGAACAGTATTCTTGGGGGTGTAGTATTCTGTTCGGGCTCGCTGTTATATCTAGCCATACATTGTGAAAGTCCCGAGTTGTGGGACAAGAACCCCGGTGTGGTGAATTTCCTGGGTGGGATCGTGATCAGTATCGGTTTATTCTACGTGGTTATTCTGGGTGCTGACCTTTACAACTCTAATATACTGTACTTTTCGGTAGCATTCCTGCGACGTGCCGTGTCAATTTGGGACGTTTTGATATCATGGAGCGTTAGCTGGCTAGGTAATTTAGCAGGAAACTTGTTTGTTTCCTATGTTATTATATACTTGTCTGGTATTGGTCACTCTGAGGAATGGAAGGCAGGCACAATAAAGATAGCGGAACAAAAAGCATCATTTAGCTTCATACAAACTTTTCTTAAAGCAATCGGTGGTAACTTTTATGTCGCATTGGCAATATATCTACAATTATTAGCCAAGCCTTTACACGTCAAATTCCTGGCGATATTGATACCAATCTTCACGTTGGTGTGTATTGGATTAACGCACGTCGTGGCTGATGAAGCAATGTTGTTTCTTGGAATGTATAACGGTGCCAATGTTAGTGTCGGTAAGTATATTTGGAAGCTGCTGATACCAGCCACGATAGGTAACTTTATAGGTGGGTTTGTTTTTGCAGCCTACATTCCATTTTATCTACATCTTGTCGTGGTAGAGAGAGATAAGGAAAAACTATCACTTCCAGAATACGATGAAAGAGATGAGCAACCAGAACTTAACGTCGACTCAAGAGTGGTTAGAGTGCCTAGAAAAGAAGCAGAGAGTGAAAagattgatgatgatacaGAGGATGAAGACGATAGTACAGACAAAGACAACAATGAGTACTTGTCAGAGAAAGGCCCACTTAATGATAACAGCAGCACAGCGACGGATAATGAAGTACAGCCTTATTTAGAACAGATAGGACCAACGATGTCTAGACCAGCATCCGATATTAGCATAAATTCCAGTGAAAGCAGTGTGCAACGCAGATATGACTATGAAGGATATAGGACAAGGTCTCACCCTAATGTACCAGTAACTGGAGGATATACCACTTCGCGGTCCTTAAGAGAGGTCAAAACAACACCAAATCTAAAGAGGAGGAGAACATTAAGGTCACCTCCGGGTGTCTTTCCTGTTAGAGGCATGGGTGAACCACTACTACGTGAAAAAACTATCGAAAATCCATACTATACCAAAAAACATAAAGGAAAAATTCTTAGAGAGACAGCAAAACACATTAAAGATGCGCATGACATTGGTGATACTCATGAAGACAATCCACATACGGTAAGTAACGAAAATTATCTGAAGCTGGTGAAGACCATCgaaactgaagaagagaaagattATCGATCTTCTAGTGGTTATAATGTGTTAAATAATAAGCCTGGTGCACATTTGGAAAGATTCATGACGGgaatgataaaaaaaacgACATCTCGGAGTCGCGGTGAGGAATCTAACGATATTGATAGCAGAATGGATTTATCGGAAGCCACCACTCAGGCCGTCTTCCCTCACAACAATATATCAGCTGCCGATTCTTATAGTTCAGTAGGAGAAGCCAGAAAGACAGCTTCTGAAAATTTAGGAAGTTTATTCAAAGCTGTATCTAGGCCTTTCGAAAACCCTCATAAAAGgccaaaaaatataaatgaCATAGAGcagcaattggaagaagcAGGTATATCTAAGAGAGCTGCAGATGCTGCCAACACTGTCGGTGGGATGGAGAATTACAGTGATATTGACTAA
- the STE20 gene encoding mitogen-activated protein kinase kinase kinase kinase STE20 (CAGL0K02673g~Putative signal transducing kinase of the PAK (p21-activated kinase) family; involved in maintaining cell wall integrity, osmotic stress response, and virulence), translating to MSNANQKENVPSLGLPRTHGTLNVNALKATDILKHKGKLNEVNSDQSTTNENDEVQEEAVFLDDPVHFTRVSSSSELSAALSVNTTEQEQDEEKGTEHAELEPAEEDTVEVDTIRNNGDKTYSTIRESASDFETTNNTLIEISKNSSTYSSTEFLNNNNNGISNSNRATIDSESKLRMNKLREGSSTSLSNDSNGFNGMISSNQASTVLSTPSQKPSSTTNTITKANNGGSTRAQKEKHTSPKLPSTVTAPSSHRKSADLSKTNKLPSTTAKRTPKQAVTSSSPKEPAKRKSSTSKMKGMFSSLVQNMKRNSSDNRKSASSLSSVSSSSSSTLKISTPYNPKHIYHVGVDARTGEYTGLPEEWERLLASSGISRKEQQQNMQAVIDIVNFYQDVADHTGEEKVIKTFDPKKQNPLVRDSLSKYEQVDDNRTSYASGGTPTLEQNGFHTSSTPRSRTSLTSPTAGYSMISTPPMATQEKYIPTRPAPKPPGQQTPSSNASLTPKMQNATMSPIKENISSPVTKSEVDDELLLSKKNASLPKLPSDDSSSHKKSATDSAPTSVETDTETVKVPPIPKTTPTVPAKASRRSNEKKKEERERNKKLLYAKLTEICSPGDPKSKYRDLIKIGQGASGGVYIAHDTESEDSVAIKQMNLEKQPKKELILNEILVMRESKHSNIVNFIDSYLAKGDLWIVMEYMEGGSLTDVVTHCLLSEGQIGAVCRETLKGLQFLHSKGVLHRDIKSDNILLSLKGNIKLTDFGFCAQINENNLKRTTMVGTPYWMAPEVVSRKEYGPKVDIWSLGIMIIEMIEGEPPYLNETPLRALYLIATNGTPKLKEPEALSDTLTKFLDWCLKVDPSERATATELLDDPFITEIAEDNSSLSPLVKLARIKKLEEQEEDAGTDETEPETTPDTTI from the coding sequence ATGTCGAATGCTAATCAAAAGGAAAATGTGCCTTCCCTTGGTTTACCAAGGACGCATGGTACACTAAATGTGAATGCTTTGAAGGCCACTGATATTTTAAAACATAAGGGTAAACTAAATGAGGTAAATAGTGATCAGTCGACTACAAATGAGAATGATGAAGTTCAGGAAGAGGCTGTGTTTCTAGATGATCCTGTTCATTTCACTAGGgtatcatcatcttctgaaTTGAGTGCAGCCTTGTCAGTTAATACCACAGAGCAAGAACAAGATGAAGAGAAAGGCACCGAACATGCTGAGCTTGAACCAGCCGAAGAAGATACAGTCGAAGTTGATACGATAAGGAACAACGGTGATAAAACATATTCTACTATCAGAGAATCCGCATCTGATTTTGAAACAACAAACAATACACTTATAGAAATATCGAAGAACTCATCTACCTATTCTAGTACGGAGTTtcttaataataataataatggtATTAGTAACAGTAATAGAGCCACTATCGATTCAGAGAGTAAATTGAGAATGAACAAACTCCGGGAAGGCAGCTCAACAAGTTTGAGCAATGATAGTAATGGTTTCAATGGAATGATATCAAGTAACCAAGCATCTACTGTTTTAAGTACACCATCGCAAAAGCCAAGCTCTACTACTAATACAATAACCAAGGCAAATAATGGCGGATCAACAAGAGcccaaaaagaaaaacataCTTCACCTAAGCTGCCGAGTACAGTCACTGCGCCATCGAGTCATAGAAAGTCTGCGGACCTATCGAAGACAAATAAGTTACCGAGTACTACTGCGAAAAGAACACCTAAACAAGCAGTTACATCGTCGTCACCAAAAGAGCCTgcaaaaaggaaaagtAGTACAAGTAAGATGAAAGGTATGTTCTCATCGTTGGTGCAGAACATGAAGAGAAATTCAAGTGATAATAGAAAGTCTGCATCAAGTCTAAGCAGTGTATCATCGTCGTCGTCTTCGACACTCAAAATATCGACACCATACAATCCAAAGCATATCTATCATGTTGGTGTAGATGCAAGGACAGGTGAATATACAGGCTTACCGGAGGAATGGGAGAGGCTGTTGGCATCTAGTGGTATATCGCGAAAGGAACAACAGCAGAATATGCAAGCAgttattgatattgttaATTTCTATCAAGATGTTGCCGATCATACTGGTGAAGAGAAGGTCATAAAGACATTCGATCCGAAGAAACAGAATCCTTTGGTTAGAGATTCTCTGAGTAAATATGAACAAGTTGATGATAATAGGACGTCATATGCTTCCGGGGGAACCCCTACTCTGGAACAAAATGGCTTCCACACCTCCAGCACCCCAAGATCAAGAACTAGTCTGACCTCACCAACAGCTGGTTATAGTATGATTAGCACACCACCCATGGCTACACAAGAGAAATATATACCTACCAGACCGGCGCCAAAACCACCGGGACAGCAAACGCCATCGAGCAATGCTTCGTTAACACCTAAGATGCAAAATGCAACAATGTCAccaatcaaagaaaatataagCAGTCCGGTTACTAAATCGGAAGTTGATGATGAGTTGCTTCTCTCTAAAAAGAATGCTTCGTTGCCAAAGCTACCATCAGATGATAGTTCTTCCCATAAAAAGTCGGCTACTGATAGCGCACCAACTTCTGTCGAAACAGATACTGAGACAGTAAAGGTTCCACCTATTCCTAAAACTACTCCTACTGTTCCTGCAAAAGCATCAAGGAGATCaaatgagaaaaagaaagaagaaagagaaagaaacaagaagttACTTTACGCCAAGCTTACTGAAATTTGTAGCCCTGGAGATCCAAAAAGTAAATATAGGGACCTAATCAAAATTGGTCAAGGTGCATCTGGTGGTGTGTATATCGCTCATGATACAGAAAGTGAGGACTCTGTCGCTATAAAGCAAATGAACCTGGAAAAGCAACCAAAGAAAGAGTTGATCTTGAATGAAATATTAGTGATGAGGGAAAGTAAGCATTCAAATATCGTCAATTTTATTGACTCTTACCTGGCTAAAGGTGATTTATGGATTGTCATGGAATATATGGAAGGTGGATCTCTAACTGACGTTGTTACGCATTGCCTTCTATCAGAAGGTCAAATTGGTGCCGTTTGTAGAGAAACGTTGAAAGGTCTGCAATTTTTACATTCCAAAGGTGTGTTACATAGAGATATCAAATCAGATAATATTCTGCTATCCTTAAAAGGTAATATAAAGCTTACCGATTTTGGTTTCTGTGCTCAAATAAATGAGAATAACTTAAAAAGGACTACAATGGTTGGTACACCATACTGGATGGCACCTGAAGTTGTTTCCCGTAAAGAATATGGGCCTAAGGTTGATATTTGGTCATTAGGTATTATGATTATCGAAATGATTGAGGGTGAACCACCATATCTAAATGAAACGCCATTAAGGGCTCTCTATTTAATTGCTACCAATGGTACGCCGAAATTGAAAGAGCCTGAGGCATTAAGCGATACCTTGACGAAATTCCTGGACTGGTGTCTCAAAGTTGATCCTAGTGAGCGTGCCACTGCTACAGAACTTCTAGATGATCCATTTATAACTGAAATAGCTGAGGACAACAGTTCACTTTCACCTCTCGTGAAACTGGCCCgtataaaaaaattggaagaGCAAGAGGAAGACGCTGGCACTGATGAGACAGAACCAGAAACTACACCTGATACCACTATATAG
- the SHU1 gene encoding Shu1p (CAGL0K02695g~Ortholog(s) have role in DNA recombinase assembly, maintenance of rDNA and Shu complex, nucleolus, site of double-strand break localization): MVLEVVRNLLDEDINCASRRKSLIIVLGYDARSKLESLKNYKDEPLTVNSILRSRRDVHVLFLNSLQYIFMYLIKLEVQPDSHTHLVIYGLDSLINEMCQEDSLDLNQVRAANLIFQTAYRVSRQNQLQEVLFIAYDQKKWDKLEPLRKYWQEVC; this comes from the coding sequence ATGGTACTAGAAGTTGTTCGAAATCTTTTAGACGAGGATATCAACTGCGCCTCAAGGCGTAAAAGTTTGATAATAGTTTTAGGCTATGACGCAAGATCCAAGCTTGAGTCTCTCAAGAATTATAAAGATGAACCGCTAACTGTGAATAGTATACTTAGAAGTAGGCGAGACGTACATGTGCTATTTTTAAACAGTCtacaatatatattcatgTACCTGATCAAATTGGAGGTGCAGCCTGACTCCCATACACATCTGGTGATATACGGTCTCGATTCATTGATTAATGAAATGTGCCAAGAGGATAGCTTAGATTTAAACCAAGTGCGAGCAGCTAATCTGATATTCCAAACAGCTTACCGAGTATCACGCCAAAATCAACTACAAGAGGTACTATTCATAGCATatgatcaaaaaaaatgggatAAACTAGAGCCACTAAGGAAGTATTGGCAGGAAGTTTGCTAA
- the MRP4 gene encoding mitochondrial 37S ribosomal protein uS2m (CAGL0K02717g~Ortholog(s) have structural constituent of ribosome activity and mitochondrial small ribosomal subunit localization) encodes MSLRALRGFLIGTRNLPLRGIRYQSTSTGTSNNVDVNENTDDLYLMKQQELNNVVVQQLKEFSKMSQAEIDNYLNNSKGAEPTEKEQLLEQELRNLFQKYSQDNQLLGGLDTAEEGHSRAVEEILQTKRFPFLVPSASDKPYSPQELYLRQAHHGSHVAKLGARVEQVFSPNRDIYTPPTPEKMSIEKLMAAGVHLGQSTSLWRSSTQPFIYGEYNGIHIIDLNQTLAYLKRAAQVVEGVAERGGVILFLGTRKGQKVALEEAAKRTHGYFVSTRWIPGTLTNSTEISGGWEKHEVDLQDKPTGRPLQTDEKSRIVKPDLLVVLNPTENRNALNEAMKSRVPTIGIVDTDSEPSFLTYPIPGNDDSLRSVNLLLGVLAKAGERGVKNRIRKASEMKQ; translated from the coding sequence ATGAGTTTGAGGGCTCTAAGAGGGTTTTTAATAGGTACTCGTAACCTTCCACTTAGAGGAATTCGGTACCAAAGTACCAGTACAGGTACGTCGAATAATGTTGATGTCAATGAGAACACTGATGACCTGTATTTGATGAAACAACAGGAACTCAATAATGTTGTGGTGCAGCAGTTGAAGGAATTCTCTAAGATGTCTCAAGCTGAGATTGACAATTACTTGAACAACTCAAAAGGAGCCGAACCAACCGAGAAGGAACAACTTCTAGAGCAAGAACTAAGGAACTTGTTCCAAAAGTATTCTCAGGATAATCAACTGTTGGGAGGGCTTGATACAGCCGAGGAAGGGCATTCGCGTGCTGTCGAGGAAATCCTACAAACAAAGAGGTTTCCATTTTTAGTTCCATCAGCAAGCGATAAACCTTACAGTCCACAAGAGTTATACCTACGTCAAGCCCACCACGGTAGCCATGTGGCTAAACTCGGAGCTCGGGTAGAACAAGTTTTCTCACCAAACAGAGATATCTATACACCACCAACCCCAGAAAAAATGTCAATAGAAAAACTAATGGCTGCGGGTGTCCATTTAGGTCAGTCGACCTCACTTTGGAGATCATCCACCCAGCCTTTTATCTATGGTGAATACAATGGGATTCATATTATTGATTTGAATCAAACATTAGCATATTTAAAAAGAGCTGCACAAGTTGTCGAAGGTGTTGCGGAGAGGGGTGGTGTTATCTTGTTTCTAGGAACTCGAAAGGGTCAAAAAGTTGCGCTAGAAGAGGCCGCTAAGAGAACGCATGGGTATTTTGTTTCTACGAGATGGATTCCAGGTACGCTTACAAATTCAACAGAAATTTCAGGTGGTTGGGAGAAGCACGAAGTTGATCTTCAGGACAAGCCCACTGGCAGACCATTACAAACAGATGAAAAGTCAAGGATTGTTAAGCCAGATCTATTGGTTGTGTTAAATCCAACAGAAAATAGGAATGCACTTAATGAAGCCATGAAGTCGAGAGTTCCAACCATTGGTATTGTAGATACTGACTCTGAGCCATCTTTCTTGACTTATCCTATTCCAGGTAATGATGATTCCTTAAGATCTGTAAACCTATTACTGGGCGTTCTAGCCAAAGCTGGTGAAAGAGGAGTAAAGAATCGGATCAGAAAGGCGAGTGAGATGAAGCAATAA
- the LAG1 gene encoding sphingosine N-acyltransferase LAG1 (CAGL0K02739g~Ortholog(s) have sphingosine N-acyltransferase activity and role in ceramide biosynthetic process, filamentous growth of a population of unicellular organisms, replicative cell aging, unidimensional cell growth) translates to MKDTYAEKGESPALNRRQNLTVKTRDRRSSSVGRIDLGDTVPSISTMNETKYSKLEAKRRKRALMGSDENDLDLMRKLWYSYREVNYRHSWVTPLLILFSVYSAYLTSGNRTETNPLHMFVAISYRIGDTDRYGKGIKDLAFIFYHMIFFTFLREFLMDVVIRPITRILNITSRHKVKRMMEQMYALFYCGCSGPFGLYIMYHSDLWLFKTKEMYNSYPDFTNPFLYKVFYLGQAAFWSQQACVLVLQLERPRKDYKELVFHHIVTLLLIWSSYVFHFTKMGLSIYITMDISDFFLSLSKILNYLDSIFTPPVFLVFVGSWIYLRHVVNIRILWSVLTEFKTEGNYVLNFATSQYKCWISQPIVFVLIFALQLVNLYWLFLIFKILLRLIFKGEQKDERSDSESDESTMPGTPADDNITICINESSKEKDE, encoded by the coding sequence ATGAAGGATACATATGCTGAAAAGGGCGAGAGTCCCGCGCTGAATCGTAGGCAGAACCTGACTGTTAAGACTAGGGATAGGAGGTCGTCTTCTGTTGGGCGCATTGACCTTGGTGACACAGTTCCTAGTATCTCAACCATGAATGAGACTAAATACTCCAAGTTGGAGGCCAAGAGGAGGAAAAGAGCGCTGATGGGTTCTGACGAGAATGACCTCGACCTTATGAGGAAGCTGTGGTACAGTTACAGGGAGGTGAACTACCGCCATTCCTGGGTTACCCCCTTGcttattttgttttctgtTTATAGCGCGTACTTGACCTCGGGGAACAGAACCGAGACCAACCCATTGCATATGTTTGTTGCCATATCATACAGGATTGGTGACACCGACAGATACGGTAAAGGTATAAAGGACCTGGCTTTTATCTTTTATCACATGATTTTCTTCACATTCCTAAGAGAGTTTCTCATGGATGTTGTTATTAGACCAATCACCAGAATCCTAAACATAACTTCCAGACATAAGGTGAAGAGGATGATGGAGCAGATGTACGCCCTTTTCTATTGTGGTTGTTCGGGCCCCTTTGGCCTCTACATCATGTACCACTCTGATTTGTGGCTATTTAAGACCAAGGAAATGTACAACAGCTACCCTGATTTCACTAATCCATTCCTATACAAAGTATTCTATCTAGGCCAAGCTGCATTTTGGTCTCAACAAGCTTGTGTCTTGGTGTTGCAACTTGAGAGACCTAGAAAGGATTACAAAGAACTGGTCTTCCACCACATCGTCACTCTGCTGTTGATTTGGTCTTCCTACGTCTTCCATTTCACAAAAATGGGATTGTCAATATATATCACTATGGACATTtctgatttcttcttgtcaCTATCAAAGATCCTGAATTATTTGGATTCCATCTTTACGCCTCCAGTATTCTTGGTGTTTGTTGGTAGCTGGATTTATCTACGTCACGTTGTCAACATCAGAATTCTATGGTCTGTCTTAACCGAATTCAAGACTGAAGGGAACTATGTTTTAAATTTCGCAACTTCTCAATACAAATGCTGGATCTCACAGCCAATCGTGTTTGTTCTAATTTTTGCTCTGCAACTTGTCAACCTATACTGGCTGTTCTTAATTTTCAAGATTTTACTAAGGTTGATCTTCAAGGGTGAAcaaaaagatgaaagaaGTGATAGTGAATCCGATGAATCTACAATGCCAGGTACACCTGCAGACGATAATATTACCATCTGTATCAATGAGTCatcaaaggaaaaagatGAATAA
- the HSE1 gene encoding ESCRT-0 subunit protein HSE1 (CAGL0K02761g~Ortholog(s) have ubiquitin binding activity) has product MPSLEVKLRKAVLAATDGKLRSDNWQYIIGVCDLVKEDPEDASQIVMEMIEKRLGQNDANVMLRSLALVVALAENCGSRLKQQVSSKHFTGILAQLLESGDVHMTVKKEIAKVVKQLSDSFKSDPSLKTMGDLNTRIRRKWPGLLEEPEKPSKQKVSHQEATDEDQELQRALKMSLEEFEKSKQQSNGSAVQSNSLQDHNQGQQQPQQQTTSGIRRVRALYDLNANEQDELSFRKGDVIVVLEQVYRDWWRGSLHGKIGIFPLNYVTPITEPSPVESQREQQIEEGVLSQAQNVQVLSAKMQMASGKGLSELNQDPEFNDLYSTVTPIRPHVTKLIGKYAKEKDDVIALRQVLLNAESTYNELLDRAAKSYSIPNTQAPPYAPAVTSQPGYVSNNTYQTTNGQYTQHNITPQQQYQVPSQNYQSQPPSMQSNHYIGYQHPGINDQPPPNY; this is encoded by the coding sequence ATGCCTTCTTTAGAAGTTAAGTTACGGAAAGCGGTGCTCGCAGCCACCGACGGGAAGTTGCGCAGTGATAACTGGCAATACATTATTGGTGTGTGTGATCTTGTGAAGGAAGACCCCGAAGATGCGTCACAGATAGTGATGGAGATGATAGAGAAGCGGCTGGGCCAGAACGATGCCAACGTTATGCTGAGATCGCTCGCGCTGGTGGTCGCCCTGGCGGAGAACTGTGGGTCTCGGCTGAAACAGCAAGTCAGCAGCAAGCATTTCACCGGGATACTAGCCCAACTGCTGGAGAGCGGCGATGTGCATATGACtgtgaagaaagaaattgcaAAAGTGGTCAAGCAGTTATCTGACTCTTTCAAAAGTGACCCTTCTTTGAAAACTATGGGTGACCTCAACACCAGGATCAGAAGAAAATGGCCAGGTTTACTGGAAGAACCAGAGAAACCGTCGAAACAAAAGGTAAGTCACCAAGAGGCGACCGACGAGGATCAAGAACTACAGAGAGCATTAAAGATGTCCTTGGAAGAATTCGAAAAGAGTAAGCAGCAAAGTAATGGTAGTGCTGTTCAAAGCAATAGTCTCCAGGATCACAACCAAGGTCAACAACAGCCGCAGCAACAAACAACTTCTGGTATCAGAAGAGTACGGGCTTTATACGATCTAAATGCAAATGAACAGGATGAATTGTCCTTTAGGAAAGGGGACGTGATAGTTGTTCTGGAGCAAGTATATCGAGATTGGTGGAGAGGCTCTTTACATGGGAAGATAGGTATATTCCCTCTGAATTATGTAACTCCAATTACTGAACCATCACCAGTTGAGTCACAAAGAGAACAACAAATTGAAGAGGGCGTACTATCGCAGGCTCAAAACGTTCAAGTTCTAAGTGCCAAAATGCAAATGGCATCTGGAAAGGGGCTGTCGGAGTTGAACCAAGATCCCGAGTTTAATGATTTATATAGTACCGTGACACCTATACGGCCGCATGTTACTAAATTAATAGGAAAATAtgcaaaggaaaaagacGATGTGATCGCTCTACGACAAGTCCTGCTGAATGCTGAATCCACCTATAATGAACTTTTAGACAGAGCTGCTAAGAGTTATAGTATACCAAACACACAAGCTCCTCCATACGCACCTGCAGTTACATCACAGCCGGGATACGTTTCAAATAATACTTATCAAACCACTAATGGTCAGTACACTCAACATAATATAACACCGCAACAGCAATATCAGGTGCCCTCACAAAATTATCAAAGCCAGCCACCCTCTATGCAAAGCAATCATTATATTGGGTATCAACATCCTGGCATAAATGATCAGCCACCACCAAACTACTGA
- the CAP1 gene encoding Cap1p (CAGL0K02783g~Ortholog(s) have actin filament binding activity) → MSNDFDTIIKNIIKDSPAGELEEVYQDLITIAGENSKETIIDAIAEYNVENSIPIDVDGKDVIISKYNKQGTKFVDPVNGIQFSVDHLHQKGLDVEEYSADIDADQKKAITDLGNYLSTNFPGRATFAVLPLEEQSKTAIIIVSTKYNPSNFWNGHWKSEYVYDKTEGKLSGTIDIDVHYYEDGNVKFHSSKLVEETNIKDPVASIKELEHKFEQDLQESFTDLNEKQFKSLRRRLPITRARVNWGKAIGNYRLGRDAAQGK, encoded by the coding sequence ATGAGCAACGATTTTGACACTATCATCAAGAACATTATAAAGGATTCTCCAGCAGGTGAGCTCGAGGAAGTTTACCAAGATTTAATTACAATTGCTGGAGAAAATTCTAAAGAAACAATTATAGATGCTATTGCCGAATATAATGTTGAAAACTCAATTCCAATTGATGTTGATGGTAAAGACGTTatcatttcaaaatataacaagCAAGGCACTAAGTTCGTTGACCCAGTTAATGGAATACAATTTTCCGTCGACCACCTTCATCAAAAAGGTTTAGATGTAGAAGAGTACAGTGCAGACATTGATGCGGACCAAAAGAAAGCTATAACTGATCTTGGCAACTACTTATCCACAAATTTTCCCGGTCGTGCCACTTTCGCCGTATTACCTCTAGAAGAACAAAGCAAAACAGCAATTATAATCGTCAGTACAAAATATAACCCTAGCAATTTTTGGAATGGTCATTGGAAGTCTGAATATGTATATGATAAGACAGAAGGGAAACTATCTGGGACAATAGACATAGACGTGCACTACTATGAAGATGGTAATGTGAAATTCCATTCCAGTAAATTGGTGGAAGAAACTAATATTAAAGATCCAGTAGCATCAATTAAAGAACTGGAACATAAGTTTGAACAAGATTTACAAGAGTCCTTCACTGACTTGAATGAGAAGCAATTCAAGTCtttgagaagaagattGCCAATTACAAGGGCAAGAGTCAACTGGGGTAAAGCCATTGGTAACTACCGACTAGGTAGGGATGCTGCCCAAGGTAAATAG